The following are encoded together in the Panicum virgatum strain AP13 chromosome 6K, P.virgatum_v5, whole genome shotgun sequence genome:
- the LOC120713275 gene encoding uncharacterized protein LOC120713275, with translation MGPLKTVQGSYTHIFVAIDNFTKWIEVKPVSTTSAAKAAEFIQEITHRFGVPNRIITDLGTSVTGSEFWDFCQERCIDVYYASMAHPRCNGQVERANGLILQGLKARIFDPIEKYGSKWIQELPKVVWGAEHAEKPGHRLLPLLHGLRF, from the coding sequence ATGGGACCCCTCAAAACAGTGCAAGGCAGCTACACCCACATATTCGTCGCCATCGACaatttcaccaagtggatcgaggtgaAGCCAGTCTCTACCACGTCAGCAGCCAAGGCAGCCGAGTTCATCCAGGAGATAACACACAGGTTCGGAGTGCCCAATCGGATCATCACAGACCTGGGCACCTCCGTCACCGGATCAGAATTCTGGGACTTCTGCCAGGAAAGATGCATCGATGTGTACTATGCCTCCATGGCTCACCCCAGGTGCAACGGCCAGGTGGAACGTGCTAATGGCTTGATCCTCCAGGGGCTCAAAGCTAGGATTTTCGACCCGATCGAAAAATATGGCTCCAAGTGGATCCAGGAACTACCCAAAGTAGTATGGGGGGCTGAGCACGCAGAGAAGCCGGGCCACCGGCTACTCCCCCTTCTTCATGGTCTACGGTTCTGA